From Acinonyx jubatus isolate Ajub_Pintada_27869175 chromosome B2, VMU_Ajub_asm_v1.0, whole genome shotgun sequence, a single genomic window includes:
- the PSMB8 gene encoding proteasome subunit beta type-8: protein MALLEVCGGPRGQREDCAFSTLGSQLRSDPGHYSFSLRSPEFALPRGMQPTEVFQSHGGNGERNVQIEMAHGTTTLAFKFQHGVVVAVDSRASAGTYIATSRCNKVIEINPYLLGTMAGSAADCQYWERLLAKECRLYYLRNGERISVSAASKLLSNMVFQYRGMGLSMSSMICGWDKKGPGLYYVNSDGTRLSGNMFSTGSGNTYAYGVMDSGYRPDLSPEEAYELGRRAIVYATHRDSYSGGVVNMYHMKEDGWVKLESTDVSDLLHRYREASQ from the exons ATGGCGCTCCTGGAGGTGTGCGGAGGCCCCCGAGGGCAGAGGGAGGATTGCGCTTTCTCCACCCTGGGCAGTCAGCTTCGCTCGGACCCTGGACACTACAGTTTCTCTCTGCGATCTCCGGAGTTCGCCCTCCCCCGAGGAATGCAG CCCACTGAAGTCTTCCAGTCCCACGGTGGGAATGGAGAAAGGAATGTTCAGATCGAGATGGCCCATGGCACCACCACGCTGGCTTTCAAGTTCCAGCATGGAGTGGTTGTGGCGGTGGATTCTCGTGCTTCTGCTGGGACTTACATCg CCACCTCAAGGTGTAATAAGGTGATTGAGATTAACCCTTACCTGCTTGGCACCATGGCTGGCTCTGCGGCGGACTGTCAGTACTGGGAGCGTCTGCTGGCCAAGGAGTGCAG GCTGTACTATCTGCGGAACGGGGAGCGTATCTCAGTGTCGGCAGCCTCCAAACTGCTCTCCAACATGGTGTTCCAGTACCGGGGCATGGGCCTGTCCATGAGCAGCATGATCTGCGGCTGGGATAAGAAG GGTCCTGGACTCTACTATGTGAATTCAGATGGGACTCGGCTCTCAGGAAATATGTTCTCCACTGGCAGTGGGAACACCTATGCCTATGGGGTTATGGATAGTGGCTACCGGCCCGATCTGAGCCCTGAAGAGGCCTATGAGCTGGGCCGCAGGGCTATTGTTTACGCCACCCACCGAGACAGCTATTCTGGAGGTGTTGTCAATA TGTACCACATGAAGGAAGACGGTTGGGTGAAATTGGAAAGTACAGACGTCAGTGACCTGCTGCACCGGTACCGGGAGGCTAGTCAGTAA
- the TAP2 gene encoding antigen peptide transporter 2, translating to MRFCGLRAWAFLLLADLALLWLLQGTLGALFPRGLPGLWLEGTLRLGGLWWLLQVGGLLGLVRTLLPPLCLVIPLFLSLRALVPGALSAPPVRVASAPWSWLLLEYGAAGLSWAMWALLSSPGAQEKQGQENNTDLMWKLLKLSRPDLPFLLLAFIFLGGAVWGETWIPYYTGRVIDILGGDFKPDAFARAIFSMCVISVVSSLCAGSRGGIFTFTESSINVRVREQLFSSLLRQDLSFFQETKTGELNSRLSSDTKMLSQWLAFNANVLLRSLVKTVGLYCFMISLSPRLTLLSLLEMPLVIAGEKMYNVRHQAVLQEIQNAVAKAGQVVREAVGGLQTVRSFGAEELELCLYKEALERCRQLWWQRDLEHTLYGLFQRMLRLGMQALMLYRGLQQILAGDLTQGALLSFLLYQEVAATHVHVLVYMCGDMLCNIGAAEKVFQYLDREPNMPPLGTLAPSTLQGLVEFQDVSFAYPNCPDQPVLKGLTFTLCPGQMTALVGPNGSGKSTVAALLQNLYQPTKGQVLLDGRPVSQYEHCYLHRQVASVGQEPVLFSGSVRDNIAYGLKSCGDEKVMAAARGASADRFIQEMEHGLDSDVGEKGNQLAVGQKQCLAIARALVRDPQVLILDEATSALDVQCEQSLQDWRSRGDRTVLVIAHRLQTVQSADQILVLRQGELLEHTQLAKGQDLYSRLLQTHLED from the exons ATGCGCTTCTGTGGCCTGAGAGCCTGGGCCTTCCTGCTGTTGGCTGACTTGGCTCTACTCTGGCTGCTTCAGGGGACTCTGGGGGCTCTGTTTCCCCGAGGGCTTCCAGGCCTGTGGCTGGAGGGGACCCTGCGACTCGGAGGGCTCTGGTGGCTGCTACAGGTGGGAGGACTGCTAGGATTGGTGAGAACACTGCTGCCCCCTCTCTGCCTGGTGATCCCGCTGTTTCTCTCCCTGAGAGCCCTGGTTCCAGGGGCCTTGAGTGCTCCCCCAGTCAGAGTGGCTTCGGCCCCTTGGAGCTGGCTGCTGTTGGAGTACGGGGCTGCAGGGCTAAGCTGGGCAATGTGGGCCCTGCTGAGCTCTCCAGGAGCCCAGGAGAAGCAGGGCCAGGAGAACAACACAGACTTGATGTGGAAGCTGCTGAAGCTCTCCAGGCCAGACCTGCCTTTCCTCCTTTTGGCCTTCATCTTCCTTGGTGGTGCCGTATGGG GGGAGACATGGATCCCTTACTATACTGGTCGTGTCATTGACATCCTTGGAGGGGATTTCAAGCCTGATGCCTTTGCCAGGGCCATCTTTTCCATGTGCGTCATATCCGTTGTGAG CTCCCTGTGCGCAGGCTCCCGAGGAGGCATCTTCACCTTCACCGAGTCCAGTATCAACGTGCGGGTCAGGGAGCagcttttctcctcccttctgcgccaggacctcagtttcttccaggAGACTAAGACAG GGGAACTGAATTCAAGGTTGAGCTCGGATACCAAAATGTTGAGCCAGTGGCTTGCTTTTAATGCCAATGTGCTCTTGCGAAGCCTGGTCAAAACGGTGGGGCTGTATTGCTTCATGATCAGCCTGTCCCCTCGACTCACCCTCCTCTCTTTGCTCGAGATGCCTCTGGTAATAGCTGGTGAAAAGATGTACAATGTCCGCCATCAG GCAGTGCTCCAGGAGATCCAGAACGCAGTGGCAAAAGCAGGGCAGGTGGTGCGGGAGGCAGTTGGAGGGCTGCAGACTGTGCGCAGTTTTGGGGCCGAGGAGCTGGAGCTCTGTCTCTATAAGGAGGCCCTGGAGCGATGCCGGCAGCTGTGGTGGCAACGAGACCTGGAACATACCCTCTATGGGCTCTTTCAGAGG ATGCTGCGTTTGGGAATGCAGGCACTGATGCTGTACCGTGGACTGCAGCAGATTCTGGCTGGGGACCTCACCCAGGGTGCACTGCTCTCCTTTCTGCTGTACCAGGAGGTGGCGGCCACGCATGTGCAT GTCCTGGTATACATGTGTGGAGATATGCTCTGCAACATAGGGGCTGCCGAGAAAGTTTTCCAATACCTGGACCGAGAGCCAAATATGCCTCCTTTGGGGACGCTGGCGCCTTCCACTCTGCAGGGGCTTGTGGAATTCCAAGATGTCTCTTTTGCATATCCCAATTGCCCTGACCAGCCTGTGCTCAAG GGGCTGACGTTCACCCTATGTCCTGGTCAGATGACTGCACTGGTGGGACCCAATGGGTCTGGGAAGAGCACCGTGGCTGCCCTGCTGCAGAATCTGTATCAGCCCACTAAAGGGCAGGTGCTGCTGGACGGGAGGCCCGTCTCCCAGTATGAACACTGCTACCTGCACcggcag GTGGCTTCGGTTGGGCAGGAGCCTGTGCTGTTCTCGGGTTCTGTGAGGGACAACATTGCTTATGGGCTGAAGAGCTGCGGTGATGAGAAGGTGATGGCTGCTGCCCGCGGTGCCAGTGCAGACAGGTTCATACAGGAGATGGAGCATGGACTGGATTCAG aTGTAGGGGAGAAAGGGAATCAGTTGGCTGTGGGACAGAAACAATGTCTGGCCATCGCCCGGGCCCTTGTGCGGGACCCACAAGTCCTCATCCTGGATGAAGCCACCAGTGCCCTGGACGTCCAGTGTGAGCAGTCT CTGCAGGACTGGAGATCCCGCGGGGACCGAACGGTGCTGGTGATCGCGCACAGGCTGCAGACGGTGCAGAGTGCGGACCAGATCCTGGTGCTCAGGCAGGGAGAGCTGCTGGAGCACACTCAGCTCGCCAAGGGGCAGGACCTCTATTCCCGTCTGCTGCAGACACACCTGGAGGACTGA